In a genomic window of Zingiber officinale cultivar Zhangliang chromosome 9B, Zo_v1.1, whole genome shotgun sequence:
- the LOC122024646 gene encoding AP2-like ethylene-responsive transcription factor AIL1, producing the protein MLVGSSSSYQNLHAGIHDDSRPKLEDFLGGNSSFSDHDQKVLPDQYMFSNASSSFPVQDASILAHDHAAGGLVHAVRSSPSSSSNNNNSIGLSMIKTWLGNQPTGAVVLHQQHAHNRSNNNHETAPAAGASSSSAGNAMNAAYGNTQALSLSMSTGSQPNCGGASLPLLPTAAMSGAGGGESSCANDKQKGVGGGQLDAQTGAIEAVSRKPVDTFGQRTSIYRGVTRHRWTGRYEAHLWDNSCKREGQTRKGRQVYLGGYDKEDKAARAYDLAALKYWGPTTTTNFPISNYEKELEEMKHMTRQEFVASLRRKSSGFSRGASIYRGVTRHHQHGRWQARIGRVAGNKDLYLGTFSTQEEAAEAYDIAAIKFRGLNAVTNFDMSRYDVKSILESNTLPIGGAAKRLKDVAAAGDEPSEASVHGHLIRAAADDHHHHHLLGPSGHFDTGGYCWPTIAFHQPPPAEPAPLALQYHPYPPPPQRGWCKPEQDAAHGMHDLHQFHLTNAHNFFHHSAPDNAVLHNLVGLDPSSSSLEPGTGSNSAIYNPGGYQGGGYVMPMPPTDHQGMDTDGNAYYLAQHLDTNNATWMPSQATISRPASGGHGIAGTPLFRVWNNDA; encoded by the exons ATGCTGGTTGGGTCTAGCAGCAGCTACCAGAACCTGCACGCCGGCATCCACGATGACAGCCGGCCCAAACTCGAAGATTTCCTCGGCGGAAACAGCTCCTTCTCCGATCACGACCAGAAAGTGCTACCAGATCAGTACATGTTCTCCAACGCCTCCTCGTCGTTCCCGGTGCAAGACGCCTCTATATTAGCGCATGACCATGCAGCCGGGGGCTTGGTCCACGCCGTCCGATCCTCccccagcagcagcagcaacaacaacaactctATCGGGCTGTCGATGATCAAGACGTGGTTAGGCAACCAACCGACCGGCGCCGTCGTCCTCCACCAGCAACACGCCCACAACAGAAGCAATAACAACCACGAGACGGCGCCGGCCGCCGGAGCTAGCAGTAGTAGCGCGGGCAACGCGATGAACGCCGCATATGGGAACACGCAGGCGCTGTCGTTGTCGATGAGCACGGGATCGCAGCCCAACTGCGGCGGTGCAAGCCTGCCGCTGCTGCCGACGGCCGCAATGAGCGGCGCGGGAGGGGGCGAGAGCTCGTGCGCCAACGACAAGCAGAAAGGGGTGGGCGGTGGACAGCTCGATGCTCAAACTGGTGCAATCGAGGCGGTTTCAAGGAAACCGGTCGACACGTTTGGGCAAAGAACTTCCATTTACCGGGGAGTCACAAG GCATAGATGGACAGGTAGATATGAAGCTCATCTATGGGACAACAGTTGCAAAAGAGAAGGACAGACACGCAAAGGAAGACAAG TCTATTTAG GAGGATATGACAAAGAAGACAAGGCTGCTAGGGCATATGACTTGGCTGCTCTCAAGTATTGGGGTCCCACTACCACTACAAATTTCCCA ATAAGCAACTATGAGAAAGAGTTGGAGGAAATGAAACACATGACAAGGCAGGAATTTGTTGCATCTCTGAGGAG AAAGAGCAGTGGCTTCTCTAGGGGTGCATCTATCTATCGTGGAGTTACTAG GCATCACCAGCATGGAAGATGGCAAGCAAGGATAGGAAGAGTAGCAGGAAACAAGGATCTCTACTTGGGAACTTTCA GCACGCAGGAAGAGGCCGCCGAGGCGTACGATATCGCGGCGATCAAGTTCCGGGGCCTCAACGCGGTGACCAACTTCGACATGAGCCGCTACGACGTCAAGAGCATCCTGGAGAGCAACACCCTCCCCATCGGCGGCGCGGCGAAGCGGCTCAAGGACGTGGCCGCCGCCGGCGACGAGCCTTCGGAAGCCAGCGTCCATGGCCACTTGATCCGAGCTGCCGCAGACGACCACCACCATCACCACCTCCTCGGCCCTAGCGGACACTTCGACACCGGCGGGTATTGCTGGCCCACCATCGCCTTTCACCAGCCTCCGCCGGCGGAGCCGGCCCCTCTCGCCCTCCAGTACCACCCCTACCCTCCGCCGCCGCAGCGGGGGTGGTGCAAGCCGGAGCAGGACGCGGCGCACGGCATGCACGACCTCCATCAGTTCCACTTGACCAACGCGCACAACTTCTTCCACCACTCAGCGCCGGACAACGCCGTTCTCCACAACTTGGTCGGCTTGGACCCTTCATCCTCGTCTCTCGAGCCCGGAACTGGGTCGAACTCGGCGATCTATAACCCCGGTGGCTACCAGGGCGGTGGCTACGTGATGCCGATGCCCCCGACGGATCACCAAGGCATGGACACCGACGGCAACGCTTATTATCTGGCGCAGCACTTAGACACCAATAACGCCACATGGATGCCAAGCCAAGCAACGATTTCCAGGCCAGCCTCCGGTGGCCACGGCATAGCCGGAACGCCACTCTTCAGGGTGTGGAATAATGATGCATGA